The following is a genomic window from Nitrospira sp..
ATCGTCCCCATCCGGCAGCGTGACCACTTTCACTCCGAGCCCGCTGTTCACAAACAAATCCAACCCGCGCAATGCTGCCCGCACACCGGCGGCATCCGGGTCGAATAAGAGCACGACATTTGACGCGAATCTCCTGAGCGCCTGAATATGTTCCGCCGTCAGCGCCGTCCCCAGCGTCGCGACAGTGTGCGTGATCCCGGCCTGATGCAACGCAATTGCATCGAAATAGCCTTCCACCACGATCACGGTCTTCGTGCGGGCGATCGCTTCACGGGCCTGATCGAAGGCAAACAGGGTTTGGCCTTTTTTGAATAAGGACGTCTCGGGGGAATTCAAATACTTGGGCGTCCCGTCGCCAAGCGTCCGGCCGCCGAATCCTACGACCCGCTTGCGCAAATCGACAATCGGAAACATGACACGGGCCCGGAAGCGATCATAGAAACCGGCCGCCCCGTTCCCTGCCTGTTCACGCGCAATCGTCAATCCGGCTGCCGCCAAATCGCCTGCCGTGAATCCCTGATGCGTCAGCGCCTTGATCAACCCTTCCCATTCCCCCAAGGCTACACCGATTGCAAATCGCGCAATCGTGGCCGGCTCAATCCCTCGCTCCGCGAGATAACGCCGTGCCTGTTCACCCGCTCGAGCGTCCTGCAGATTCTTATGAAACCACGCAGAGGCGGCTCGATTCACTTGTTCGATACGCCCGGATTGGGCAGCCTGAGGATTGCCCCCGGCCGACTCCTGAACTTCAACCCCAACTTTTTGGCCCAGCTCACGCACAACGTCAGGAAAACTGGCCCCTGTGATCCGCGTCAAAAATGAAAACACGTTGCCGCCGGCCCCACAGCCGAAACAATGAAAAATCTGCCGTGATGGGCTTACGGTAAACGACGGACTCTTTTCTTGATGGAATGGGCACAATCCCTTCAGGTTCTGCCCGGCCCTGGCGAGCGAGACATGGTGGCCGACGATATCCGCGATATCGATCCGGTCACGAATCTGGTTGATGATGTCGTCAGAAATCAGGCCTCGGCCCACGAGAGTCCTGGCTCCTTTGCACCCGTCATGATCGGCCGACGGAATAGCCTGTAAATGATCGGAAAATTTGACTGGTCAGAGTATCAGACGGCTTGAAACCCTGTCAATTACGAGTGCGCTCGATTAGCCTGGCGGCCAGCCGAGAGGGCGGCCTCCAAGCACATGGAAATGCAGATGAAAAACCGATTGTCCTCCATCACGGCCCGTGTTGGCCACAATACGATACCCCGACTCGGCCAGCCCCTTGTCGGTAGCGACCTTTCGACAAGTTAGCAGCAAACGTCCGAGCAAGGCGTGATCCGCTTCGCCGAGATCCTGCACCGCCGCGACATGCCGCTTGGGAATGACCAAGGTATGAACCGGCGCTTGGGGAGTGATGTCGTCGAAGGCCAGCGTATGCTCGTCCTGATACACCACCTTCGCGGGAATGCTGCCTTCGACAATGCGGCAAAAAATGCAGGTGCTCACAGGTCCTCCCCGGCTACTTCTCGTGCCTGAGCCCGGACTTCCCAAAACGCATCGCCAATTCCTGATAGATCGCGGATAGTGGAATCTCGTGATAGCCCAAAACCATGAGCGTATGAAAAAACAGATCGGCGATCTCGTAGACGATTTCGTCTTTCTTCCCGCCCTTCGAGGCCAGCAGCACTTCGCCGGCTTCTTCGGCCACTTTTTTGAGGATCTTGTCGTGGCCGCCTTCGAATAGCTTCGCCGTATACGAGCCCGGCTGAGGATTGGCCTTGCGTGCCTGGATCGTCCGAAGCACGGCATCGAGAATACCGCCCGCCGCCTCATTAGTTTTGCCGAGGCCCACAGCACCCGACTCGTCCAAGGCCGTGAAGAAACAAGCCCGCTCGCCCGTATGACAGGTTGGCCCAACCGGTTGCGCCTTTACAAGAATCGTATCGCGATCGCAATCCACAAAGAGGGACTTCACATGGAGCTTGTGCCCAGAGGTCTCGCCCTTCTCCCAGAGCTGTTGGCGCGACCGGCTCCAGAAGTGAACGGTTTTGGCGGCCACGGTCCGATTCAACGCCTCTTGGTTCATGTACCCAACCATCAAGACCGTTCCATCCAGCCAATCCTGCACCACAGTGGGAATCAGCCCCTGCGCATCGAACTTCATTGACTGCGTACTTTCGAGTTGTCCCATAATTGCTTCACATCGTCGGCGCGGCTTGTTCTAGTCTGACCGGCACGCCTTTCTCTCGCAAATAGGCTTTGGCCTGCGGAATCGTATAGGTCCTGAAGTGAAAAATCGAGGCCGCCAGCACGGCATCGGCTTTCCCCGCCGTAAACCCGTCATAGAGATGGTCGAGCGTTCCCACTCCGCCGGACGCGATCACGGGAATCGAAACGGCCCCGGAGACCGCCGCCGTCAGCCCCAAATCATAGCCGCTTTGCTGGCCGTCTTGATCCATGCTCGTGAGCAAGATCTCTCCCGCCCCGTAGGTTTCCATCCGCTTTGCCCACTCCACGGCATCCAGCCCGGTGGATTTCCGACCGCCATGCGTAAAGACTTCCCACCGGCCAGACACAGCGCTTCGCTTCGCATCGATGGCAACGACAATGCACTGGGTGCCAAATTTCTGCGCCGCTTCCCGCACAAACTCCGGCCGCTGAACCGCCGCCGTATTGATGCTCACCTTGTCGGCGCCGGCATTGAGCAACGCGCGAATATCATCGAGGGTACGCACTCCGCCACCGACGGTCACCGGCATGAAGACGCGCGCCGCCGTCTGTTCCACCACATCGATGATCGTCTTCCGGTTTTCATGAGACGCGGTGATATCGAGAAAGCAGAGCTCGTCCGCCCCTTCACGGTCATAGACCGCCGCCACTTCCACCGGATCGCCCGCATCGCGAAGATTCACGAAGCTGACGCCCTTTACCACCCGGCCGTCTTTCACATCGAGACAAGGAATGATGCGTTTCGTCAGCATCGCGCGCCCAGCGCCGCTACCGCTGCCGCATAATCCAGCTTCCCGTCGTACAACGCCTTCCCGACAATCGCCCCTTCGATGCGAGGACCGAGCGCATGCACCGCGTGCAGATCCTCCACGCGCGTGATCCCGCCCGAGGCAATAACGGGGAAAGCGGAATTCTCGACGACCTCGCGCAACGCAGGAATATTGGGTCCGCTCAACATGCCATCGCGCGCAATGTCGGTATAGATCACCGCGCTGATCGCCAATCCCGCCAGCTCCCTGAGAAGATCGATGGCTTTCGTCTCCGACACAGCAGTCCAGCCCTTCACCGCCACCTTGCCGTCTCGCGCATCAAGCCCGAGCAGAATGCGCCGGGGAAACTCCTGGCAAGCCTGCTCCAGAAAAGCCCGGTCCGTAATCGCCGCCGTCCCCAGCACCACACGCGACACACCGGCATTGAGATACCGCCGCACCGTGTCGATCGTGCGAATGCCACCGCCGACTTGCACCTTCACACTCACGGTCTTCATCACCGCTTCGATCTGCGGGAGATTCCTGGGCACCCCATCGACCGCGCCGTTCAAATCGACGACATGAATGAGACTCGCCCCGCCTTGCTGCCACTTCCTGGCCACCGCCGGCACATCCTCCGAATACACTGTCTCCGCGGCCATGTCGCCCTGTCGCAACCGCACACAACGCCCGTCTTTCAAATCGATAGCTGGAATCACAAGCACGTTACTTCTCGCTCCCTGTTCCGAATGGAAATTCTTTCAGCACTTCATCCACTCCGTACCGCGCCAATTCATCCGCGGTCACAAAGGCCCAGCGATGAATAAAGCCCATGAAGTCTTCGTTCATCGGCCGCTGCCGCTCATAGTAGTTGCCGACCCACAGCACCTGCCCGTCCGCCGCCACCACTTTGATCTCAAATCCAACGGAAGCCGGAGGATTCGCTCCAAGCCGGCTGCCGACTCGCTCCTGATACACCAGCACTTGTCCGATCAGCGCCGCATCCTGCTTCAGCCTCTTGGCTACCGCCGCCGCCGTCATATCCGGTGTGCTCTTCGACAAATCGCCGCTAGGCATGGCCGCGGCTTTCCCCACATCGCTCGGTGACGACACCACCACACCGGCCCGATTCCGTAATCGGGTCCAGAATAGTTGCGTGATTCTCTCTGCCGCAGCGCCCGGCACTATCACCGTCTGCCCAAGCGGCGGCTCCACATTCGACTGCACCTCGAGGGAAATATCGGACCCGCGAACGCTTTGCGGCGTCGACAGGAACCGCCCCCCCTGATCGCGCAGCTGCGGAGTCGAGATTGTAGTAAATGGGACCAACGCGATTGTCTTGATCTGATAGCGCGGCAACTCATTCGATGCTTTCGTCGTAATCTTCGACCCACTGCATCCGGTCACAGCCAACAGGCTGCCAGCAAGGCACACCAGGCCAATCCTTGAAACAGGCGACAGGGCCACGCTCACGCCCAGCCTCCGAAATTCTTGATCAGTTGCAGGCCGGCAGACTGGCTCTTTTCCGGATGAAATTGGCAGGCCACGACATTGTCTTTCCAAATGCTCGACACAAAGGGAATGCCATAGGTCGTCGTCGTGGCCGCAATCTGCGTCTCGACTGGATCAACAAAATAGGAATGCACAAAATACCAATTCGCGCCGTCCGGGATGCCGGCAAACACCGGACAGGCGCGCTGCACAGCCGCCTGATTCCACCCCATATGAGGCACTTTCAATGCCGGATCGGCGGCAAACCGCCGCACCTTGCCAGGGATAATACCCAGCCCCTTATGCAAGCCAAACTCTTCACTTTCCGTGAACAGCAATTGCAATCCCAGACAAATTCCCAGGAACGGTTTTCCCGATTGAATGGCGGCATAAACAGAATCCGCCAGATCGTAGCGTTCGAGGTTCGCCATACAGTCGCCGAAGGCCCCGACGCCGGGCAACACGACATGGCTGGCGCTCTTGATCGCCGCCGCCTCGCGCGTCACCACCGCCCGATGGCCGACGGCCTCAAAGGCCTTGTGGACACTGCGCAAATTGCCCATGCCGTAGTCGATGATCGCGATCATAGAAATCCAATCCGTGCAAAGGAGCTAACAATACCGCAACCAGCGCCCATCCTGCCACTATCAAACTGTGCCCCCGGTTATTACAACGTCGCGATCTCAAACAAGGCGCTGATCTCAGTCTGAAGATTGACAGGATGGGGGTGAACCAGTAGCCTGAGCCGAGGTAACGTTGGTGTTCGAGATGAATGACAACGAACTGATTCAATACATCAGAAAGTTAGTACCAGAGCTCATCGCCCTGTACCGCTTCGGCTCACAGGCCAAGGGGACGGCGCGTCCTGACAGCGACATCGATCTCGCCGTGCTTGCGCACAGACCGATTCCTCGCGTGCGCCTCTTTGAACTGGCTCAAGACCTGGCCGTGCAACTGCATCGGGACGTCGATCTCATCGATCTTCGCGCAGCCTCAACGGTCATGCGGATGCAAGTCCTCTCAACTGGAATCTGCCTTGAGGCTTCAGACGAGCCCGCGCGTCGAACATTTGAGATGTACGCCTATTCCGATTATGCCCGACTCAACGAGGAACGGCGCGAGATTGTAAAGAGGATTACCGCACACGGACTAGTCTATGGCTGACGACGTCGTTCTCAACAAAGCCGCCAACATCGAACGATGTCTTCAGCGTATTCAGGAAGAGTATGCCGGGGATCGGCAGAACCTGACCGCGAACCAGACCAAACAAGACGCGATCATTCTCAATCTCCAGCGCGCCTGTGAGACGGCAATCGACCTGGCTATGTATGTGGTCAGTCAGCGCAAGCTGGGAGTCCCGCAAGATAGCCGCGACGCGTTCACCCTCTTACAGGCCGCAGGGATTCTTCCGCCCGATCTAGCAACCCGGATGGAACGGATGGTCGGCTTCCGCAATGTAGCCGTCCACGAATACACTCGTCTGAATCTGGATGTGGTCCATGCCATCATCACCCAACGGCTAGACGACTTCCGCACGTTTTCATCGACGATTGTGAAGGCATGCGCCTAGCATGATCTCAACACAAATACCTTTTCCATTAACCGCGTAACCGCGATGACAAGCAACACCTTCCTGTTCTCTCTACCCGCACCTCAATACTTTGCGGAACTTGATGAAGCAGACCCCGAATCTCCCTTCTGCAATGTTTCTGATCCTACGCCATCAGAAGCTGTCGAGACTATCTCAGAATTCGTTGACCGTACAACACGAATGATTGCCACCGGCCATGGGGAAGGCGTCCCCACACCACCTTCAAGTCGGTGAACTTCCCTGCCACCAAACACAAAAAATCCGGCCTCCTCAAGCTGCTCCAAAGACCTGCTGAGATGAAAACCTGTTCGAACCTTTTGAATGGGTTCAAGGTCCCCACTTAGCTCACCCCAATCTCTTGCTTCTTGAATGAAGCCTCCAACTAGCTCTGCCTCTCCGTCAGAAACTAATTCATCATGATCGAAAGAGAAGGCAGAGGCCCTATCTACAATGTTCAAAACCTCTCTCCCGCTTGTAAGCCTGACGAGACAGACGAGCGCATTTTCTTTTATCCGTCTTAGCCTAATCGGTTTTAACTCTGATGCTTCGGCAAGCTTTTCTTGCACCCATTTTTCATGATTGTTTTTGATCTGCCTGAGAATTTCAGCTGTATATGTTTCATTTTGGTCGTCCACCATCTTATGGTGAGCGCGGCACAAAACCAGCAAGTTTTCATAGGCATCAATTTCATCTATCTCGAAAGAAGAGTTATGTCGTGGCCCTGTCTTTCTACCAGAGTGAATGTGACATTCTTCTCCAATAAGCGATGCGTCATCGCATACAGTAGCATCAATGGCTAATTCAAGACGGCAGATGGCACACCGATTGCCAGACCTGCTCCAAAGCAGTTTCCTTGTTTTATCGCTGATCGCCATATGCCCTA
Proteins encoded in this region:
- a CDS encoding Nucleotidyltransferase domain-containing protein (MaGe:77309081) produces the protein MFEMNDNELIQYIRKLVPELIALYRFGSQAKGTARPDSDIDLAVLAHRPIPRVRLFELAQDLAVQLHRDVDLIDLRAASTVMRMQVLSTGICLEASDEPARRTFEMYAYSDYARLNEERREIVKRITAHGLVYG
- a CDS encoding 1-(5-phosphoribosyl)-5-[(5-phosphoribosylamino)methylideneamino] imidazole-4-carboxamide isomerase (MaGe:77309077), coding for MLVIPAIDLKDGRCVRLRQGDMAAETVYSEDVPAVARKWQQGGASLIHVVDLNGAVDGVPRNLPQIEAVMKTVSVKVQVGGGIRTIDTVRRYLNAGVSRVVLGTAAITDRAFLEQACQEFPRRILLGLDARDGKVAVKGWTAVSETKAIDLLRELAGLAISAVIYTDIARDGMLSGPNIPALREVVENSAFPVIASGGITRVEDLHAVHALGPRIEGAIVGKALYDGKLDYAAAVAALGARC
- a CDS encoding imidazole glycerol phosphate synthase, glutamine amidotransferase subunit with HisF (Evidence 2a : Function from experimental evidences in other organisms; PubMedId 11551184, 3062174, 8494895; Product type e : enzyme; MaGe:77309079), with the translated sequence MIAIIDYGMGNLRSVHKAFEAVGHRAVVTREAAAIKSASHVVLPGVGAFGDCMANLERYDLADSVYAAIQSGKPFLGICLGLQLLFTESEEFGLHKGLGIIPGKVRRFAADPALKVPHMGWNQAAVQRACPVFAGIPDGANWYFVHSYFVDPVETQIAATTTTYGIPFVSSIWKDNVVACQFHPEKSQSAGLQLIKNFGGWA
- a CDS encoding putative HIT-like protein (MaGe:77309074); protein product: MSTCIFCRIVEGSIPAKVVYQDEHTLAFDDITPQAPVHTLVIPKRHVAAVQDLGEADHALLGRLLLTCRKVATDKGLAESGYRIVANTGRDGGQSVFHLHFHVLGGRPLGWPPG
- a CDS encoding DNA primase (MaGe:77309073), which encodes MGRGLISDDIINQIRDRIDIADIVGHHVSLARAGQNLKGLCPFHQEKSPSFTVSPSRQIFHCFGCGAGGNVFSFLTRITGASFPDVVRELGQKVGVEVQESAGGNPQAAQSGRIEQVNRAASAWFHKNLQDARAGEQARRYLAERGIEPATIARFAIGVALGEWEGLIKALTHQGFTAGDLAAAGLTIAREQAGNGAAGFYDRFRARVMFPIVDLRKRVVGFGGRTLGDGTPKYLNSPETSLFKKGQTLFAFDQAREAIARTKTVIVVEGYFDAIALHQAGITHTVATLGTALTAEHIQALRRFASNVVLLFDPDAAGVRAALRGLDLFVNSGLGVKVVTLPDGDDPDTYVRKAGAEAFAQLEAAAPSLLDYALEHSVTEAEAGSLESRIRSVDEILRILQKSEHPIEREERLRVVAERLGINQQRLIERYPALMAEQRKVAGQAVPASQPKPVPVFKGVPEERDLAFLLLQGKLSPADIRRLNPELFSIPVCQKLVEYALAHVGTDGRIALRAFLDAAIEDPECGPLATEFSLRDDHFDDLAEHIKGCLDQLDRKRSEAAMRELIARLKGAERAGRWDEVQSINLQVNELQMRKAGTPVAGTVSLVKE
- a CDS encoding HNH endonuclease (MaGe:77309083); protein product: MAISDKTRKLLWSRSGNRCAICRLELAIDATVCDDASLIGEECHIHSGRKTGPRHNSSFEIDEIDAYENLLVLCRAHHKMVDDQNETYTAEILRQIKNNHEKWVQEKLAEASELKPIRLRRIKENALVCLVRLTSGREVLNIVDRASAFSFDHDELVSDGEAELVGGFIQEARDWGELSGDLEPIQKVRTGFHLSRSLEQLEEAGFFVFGGREVHRLEGGVGTPSPWPVAIIRVVRSTNSEIVSTASDGVGSETLQKGDSGSASSSSAKY
- a CDS encoding hypothetical protein (Evidence 5 : Unknown function; MaGe:77309080), with translation MNQFVVIHLEHQRYLGSGYWFTPILSIFRLRSAPCLRSRRCNNRGHSLIVAGWALVAVLLAPLHGLDFYDRDHRLRHGQFAQCPQGL
- a CDS encoding hypothetical protein (Evidence 4 : Unknown function but conserved in other organisms; MaGe:77309078), which translates into the protein MSVALSPVSRIGLVCLAGSLLAVTGCSGSKITTKASNELPRYQIKTIALVPFTTISTPQLRDQGGRFLSTPQSVRGSDISLEVQSNVEPPLGQTVIVPGAAAERITQLFWTRLRNRAGVVVSSPSDVGKAAAMPSGDLSKSTPDMTAAAVAKRLKQDAALIGQVLVYQERVGSRLGANPPASVGFEIKVVAADGQVLWVGNYYERQRPMNEDFMGFIHRWAFVTADELARYGVDEVLKEFPFGTGSEK
- a CDS encoding hypothetical protein (Evidence 4 : Unknown function but conserved in other organisms; MaGe:77309082), with protein sequence MADDVVLNKAANIERCLQRIQEEYAGDRQNLTANQTKQDAIILNLQRACETAIDLAMYVVSQRKLGVPQDSRDAFTLLQAAGILPPDLATRMERMVGFRNVAVHEYTRLNLDVVHAIITQRLDDFRTFSSTIVKACA